The sequence below is a genomic window from Nicotiana tomentosiformis chromosome 6, ASM39032v3, whole genome shotgun sequence.
ACTTCAACAACCTTCTTCTCAGTATTCGGCCAGAAAAAGTGTGTTGCTGCTGATGAGAAAGCTTTTGCTTGAAGCAAAACATTAGCAGAAAGTTTCCGCCTATTGTCTGAAGCATGACTCTGAGCACCTTGGTTTTTTTCGGATGAAAGTTCAGCTAGATTAGCAGCAGCCGATGCAGCAAAATCTCCGTGCAGATAATTATTGATGTATCGTTGAGGTCTAAAGGATGACCCCATGAATAAGCAGCCACCAGTGGGTTTTATGTAACCTATTCCGCTGGGTCTGCCACAAGCCTTTTCACATGCAAGAGACACTGAAATTCCATCACAATTACTATTAACTTGTTCCACGGAGTTGCTGCTGCTTCTTGAGGTACAAGGAGCAATTTCTACCAACTTTATGTAACCTTGTTGAATCCACTCAGATGAAATCACCTGCTGACCCACTGAACCAGCAGAAGTTATGTATTCCACTCCAACTTTTTCAGATGGTAGCAAGTTTATACATGTGTTACTCTGGCTTGCCATAGAATCACTATTCACCTGGTTACAACTACCATCAGGTTGGATAGCTGCACCAAAAGTCTCATTGAGCTTAGGTTCCTTTGAGAAATTACTCATTGTAGCATCTTCTGAACCGAATTCAGTGACACAGCTTCCAGTAGTCTCTCTCTCGGGACTTCCCTTAACCAACAAATTAGGAGAGAGTGTAGAGGAACTACCACATTTTGTTCCATTTGGTCTTTCTGAACCCATTTCAGATAGTTCACCATTAGGGAATGAGATGTTGGCAGGAATTTTCCAGTATCGCATAATTCCTTTGCATATTTCCAGATATAAAGTACTGTGCTGCAGATTTCCATTAAGTGCTCGCAGGACTCTGGGAATGTCCTTCTCGTTGTAGTATCTGAAAATAGAATCTGCGGCAGCCAAGGCCTTCAACCtacaatacaaaaaaaaatatgtttCATAAAGAGACAGGCTATAGCTGATACAGCCTAAACTACATAGGATTAAGTGCATTTCGTATCTCCAAATAGAAAATTAGCCCACAGCCAAGTAAGGCAACTGAGCAGAGTAGGTTGGAAAAGAAGTTAAGGGACATACACAAGCAAATGACTACAAGTACCCATGAAGACTTGTCCATAGGAATCAACACCAAAAAGCTCTGCTCCTTTCAGAGTTTTACCCCTCATAATTTTTGGTTCGATTTCATTGATGCTACACTCAGGGCAATACCATGCTCCTTCTGGTATATACATCTTGCTAACTCCAATGCACCTAGCATGGTAAGATGATGGACACCCATCACAGCAAAGCAAAGTCCCCTCCATGCCGCAGAGACTGCATTCGTCACTGTTACTGTGTTGATCTACATCAGACACAGAATCGTGTCCACTAATTTTGGATCCTAAAATATCAGTATCACAACACTTGTTTCGTTCATGATTTTCTTTACAAAGCTTGATTGCTTCTTGATCTTTACAGGCAGAAGTTTTAGCATATCTGGGATGAACTATTCTTGGTGCACTGACAAGAGCAACGCCTGTACTTATATCTGCCTCAGTACCTTCCTGTGATTCTTCACGCATGTCAACTTCTGCTCTTAGTTCTTCAGAATCTAGAACATCATCACACAAGATCTGCAAAATTATGAGTTTCCTGCCAGCAGATAACAAGTAATATTCCCTCTGCAAAGCATGGGGATAAAAACCTTTCCAACCAGTTTCATCTGCGTATCCCATTACTCTTAAATAGTGAACTAGATAAACTGGCCAAGTCATTGTATCAAGCAAGCTCCAATCGATGTTCCTAACAGCAAGCAGCATACGTTAAATTCAGACCTTTCATCAGTGAGTGTCCAAAAATGCACCTAATATGAAATAATCGAAGAAGTATAAGCCTAAATATGCAATACAAAGTGAAGTGCCCTGACGCCCGACTATTGCTCattcaaaaaaaaagaaggaaaaaacacATATCAGCAATGTATTTCAATAAGGATGACATAGGACAGTCAAAATAAAACAACATTATAAAAAGGTGACATTGGCTACTGCTTATAAAGATGCATGGTTATTGTGGAAATTATTCATCCACATTCTAAAGAAGAGCAATGCCATGTTAGGATCTAATCTTTTAGCATGGGCCACAAGAAAATCAAGCATTTCCCATGTCTTTAGGTAGGCAGCAGCACCAGAATCGGATCAACCTGTCCAAGTGCATGCAGACTAAGTAATAATGAAACTTTATTCTGTCATAAATGGCAATAGGTAAATTGGGATCGCCAATTTGATAACTCTGCTATCTATCTAACTTTTGGCTTCTTTTCGCAAACAGAGCTCGAGACATTATTCTAGTTTGATACATTTTTGTGGAAGGCTGGTAGCAGCACTTACATCTCAAgtgaaacaatatcaaaacataaTTTTTACAACAATCAGCAATGACTTAATCAACTAGATGAAGACTATTCCTTCATGAAATAAATGGATATGTGTACCTTAGGCACTTTGATGCAAGCACAGAACCATCGGATGACAGCTTTCTGAGGTGGCGCCTCAAAGCACGCATAAGGGCTACATGAACAGAGTCCAACAATGTGTTTGGAGCAGAACAGTTGAGTGCTCCGACAAAATCATCAAGTCCAAAGGGACATAAAAATAATCTGATACTAAACGAACGTAAAAAGCTATAGACAGACAAAAGGTATGATACATACTCCTCCGGAGTACCAATACTTTCAGATGAAGGAGGCAGTTGAGGTGCAGGAAATAGAGGCACTTCCACCTCTGGACACAAATCCTGCTCCATATAATCTTCAGACATATCACTCGCTGAATTAGAATCACAACCTAGTTGGTTGACCTCAACTTTATCCAAATCTTTTAAAATTGGCGCCTCAAACTTATCAATAACATCGTTAACTGGCTCAGCTGGATGCTCAGCTCGAGAATTAATACCCTTTACCTCCCTATTAGCTACTAATTTGTCTAGCTTTTTCTTCCTGCCCAACCATTGACCATCCAACTCATCGTCTTCAAACAAAACAGCTTTCACTTCAGTGCTATCAAAATCTTCGCAATCTCCATCCTCATAAACAACCTTGTACAAACCAGTATCATAAAATATAATCTTGCCCAAGTATATCACATTGTCCTTGAACTCCTTCCTAACATACCTACCCAACAATGCCTTAGACGTCAATGCCACCACCCGTTTCTTCCCATCTCGATCCACCTGAACATTGTGAACATCGTTTCTACGCCTTTTTCTACCACGCCTCTTTGATCTGTCCACAGCAGCCTCCATTCCACCAATCCAACTCACAATCCGATCCAAATCACACCATAGACCATTTTTTTTTCGCTTTAAATACGCAACAAAAAATCAGTTATCACCACAACAATGACAGCCTTGTAGCTTTACTGATTCGAATCTCACCTAATTCACAAATTCAATGCATATGTTAGGGCTTTGTTATTAGATCGCAGTACCTCAAAAAAAAAACGAATCAGCAGAATATGAAGCATTCAATCCGTACACTAAGTCGATAATAAGGTTTCAACTCAGCTCAAGTTACAGGGAGGAATATGTTCATACGCAAGtatccacacacacacacaactaTATTGATATATAACTTGAGTATTCGCACGCACAGTACACATacaaatacacacacacacacacacataatgtATAGATTCAGTATACACACACATGTGTGTATGAATTTGAATGTTTACCTTGTTAATGCAGCGCCATTGAAGGAATGATGAATGAATTAGGGATAGAACGCTGAGAGGAGGTGTGGATTGAAGAGGCTTAATTATGCCCTAAACCAAAATCTGCTACCCGAAGTTTATAGTAATAGGGCTTTCTCCATAATATTTTGTGGGCTTTGAGAAAATGGAAACTCAGTTCTGTCCGAGTTTCAAACTTGTTGACTCGGACGATTTGGCGGCGTGATAGTGTAtttgaattttgattaaaaaaacaAAGAGCTGTTGAATTTTGAGAAATAAGAGAATTTGATTTTTTGTTTTAAGTAAGTTGTTTAATGGTTTTTATTTTGTGTGCTCCTTGGGAATTGGGAGAAATAAACTTAATTTTTACACTCTAGTTGAGTAATTTTTTTCTACATgtgtttataaattatttttaacataataaaattttcaaaatcattTAAATTACGTTCGTTGAGAATAATCATTTAAGTTGTTTATAGCTTAGACAATAATTAAAGTATTAATCGCTATTATTCTTATTTACGTTAATTATGAAGTATTATGCCACCAACTAATGTCATGTAGGACAGACTATGGCATGTTATTCTAATGTAAGTATTAAGtaccatatgccacaactttgcTACTTTTTTCCTTTCCAAAAATATTAAACTTCCATCGTTTTCATCATTTTGCTACTtattttaattgtagaattatcAATAAGTGATCCAAAAATTTAAGCATGATTCTGTATGGGATGAAGTACTAAAATATGTGACCCTACAGCATCATAAAAGAGTGCTTCAACTATATTACGATGAAAATATAATTGTTTATGATGTTAAATAAGAAATACTACCTTTTAGAAAAGATGTcaatgaaataattttttttgtccTAAAGATTCGGAGTACAAAAGTAGAcaatttatttttgttgtatAAATTTAAACATCAATTCCTCGACCTTGTGGGTAAAATTAGTAGTCATAAGCACTAAAAAACGTACTATAATCATAATTTACGATAAGAATACTTACAAGAAATTTTTTAAAGGTTTTGAAGTCAAatgtataatatttttaataatagtATTACAAAAGAAGTACTAGGAAGAAAACATGTCATGCATTTTGAGAAAACAAGGACGTAAACAATTAATTTAGAGGAGAAAAATGATCCTGCCAAAATATATACAGAAAAACATAggactgttataaaataaagactgtaaagtaaagacaagtatacagagaaactgatatattattcaaacttcaaacttctgtacataatgaactgaattctcctctatttatagaagaaaggaagctgctgctgcaagctgctgtgtaagctgcttgtaagcttctgctctaaactgttgtgccagatatagataatcttctatcatgggtaatatttatccatagcggagtaccgaaaggataagcttcttcatgaggcttatttccaataga
It includes:
- the LOC104090478 gene encoding DDT domain-containing protein PTM-like isoform X2 yields the protein MEAAVDRSKRRGRKRRRNDVHNVQVDRDGKKRVVALTSKALLGRYVRKEFKDNVIYLGKIIFYDTGLYKVVYEDGDCEDFDSTEVKAVLFEDDELDGQWLGRKKKLDKLVANREVKGINSRAEHPAEPVNDVIDKFEAPILKDLDKVEVNQLGCDSNSASDMSEDYMEQDLCPEVEVPLFPAPQLPPSSESIGTPEEYVSYLLSVYSFLRSFSIRLFLCPFGLDDFVGALNCSAPNTLLDSVHVALMRALRRHLRKLSSDGSVLASKCLRNIDWSLLDTMTWPVYLVHYLRVMGYADETGWKGFYPHALQREYYLLSAGRKLIILQILCDDVLDSEELRAEVDMREESQEGTEADISTGVALVSAPRIVHPRYAKTSACKDQEAIKLCKENHERNKCCDTDILGSKISGHDSVSDVDQHSNSDECSLCGMEGTLLCCDGCPSSYHARCIGVSKMYIPEGAWYCPECSINEIEPKIMRGKTLKGAELFGVDSYGQVFMGTCSHLLVLKALAAADSIFRYYNEKDIPRVLRALNGNLQHSTLYLEICKGIMRYWKIPANISFPNGELSEMGSERPNGTKCGSSSTLSPNLLVKGSPERETTGSCVTEFGSEDATMSNFSKEPKLNETFGAAIQPDGSCNQVNSDSMASQSNTCINLLPSEKVGVEYITSAGSVGQQVISSEWIQQGYIKLVEIAPCTSRSSSNSVEQVNSNCDGISVSLACEKACGRPSGIGYIKPTGGCLFMGSSFRPQRYINNYLHGDFAASAAANLAELSSEKNQGAQSHASDNRRKLSANVLLQAKAFSSAATHFFWPNTEKKVVEVPRERCSWCLSCKAAVTSKKGCLLNAAASNAIKGAVKILAGLHPASGAEGNLRGIATYIVLMEESLTGLTVGPFLSTAFRKQWREQAEKASNFNVIKSLLLEFEENIRFVAFSGDWLKLVDGGVSESSISHSAAGAAESTHKLKPGRRGRRPLSMVKVTAADCPDKLMDFTWWRGGMLSKLIFQKATLPQSMLKKAARHGGLRKIPGIHYAERSETAKRSRQLIWRAAVDMCKTMSQLALQVRYLDLHVRWDDLARPETSPQDGKGPETEISAFRNAFICHKRIVGNEVRYNVAFGNQKHLPSRVMKSILEVEQSQEGKEKYWFSESRIPLYLIKYYEENLGKDLLSANKFTNGLPKLQKRSLVASHKDIFSYLVQKRDGNEKHCCASCQVDVLFRNAVKCNTCQGLCHKQCTISSTNVANEDVEFLTNCKQCYKNRTLTQAESSKESPSSPLIMYGQDFPIPMSARKGGKVGSCSNPSASCATSKMKHSSSSNLATKTKPRWGVIWRKKNDDTGSDFRFKHILLKGNADRDLLRPSCHLCHKPYDPFLMYIRCETCTRAVGLEYQYVLT
- the LOC104090478 gene encoding DDT domain-containing protein PTM-like isoform X1 → MEAAVDRSKRRGRKRRRNDVHNVQVDRDGKKRVVALTSKALLGRYVRKEFKDNVIYLGKIIFYDTGLYKVVYEDGDCEDFDSTEVKAVLFEDDELDGQWLGRKKKLDKLVANREVKGINSRAEHPAEPVNDVIDKFEAPILKDLDKVEVNQLGCDSNSASDMSEDYMEQDLCPEVEVPLFPAPQLPPSSESIGTPEEYVSYLLSVYSFLRSFSIRLFLCPFGLDDFVGALNCSAPNTLLDSVHVALMRALRRHLRKLSSDGSVLASKCLRNIDWSLLDTMTWPVYLVHYLRVMGYADETGWKGFYPHALQREYYLLSAGRKLIILQILCDDVLDSEELRAEVDMREESQEGTEADISTGVALVSAPRIVHPRYAKTSACKDQEAIKLCKENHERNKCCDTDILGSKISGHDSVSDVDQHSNSDECSLCGMEGTLLCCDGCPSSYHARCIGVSKMYIPEGAWYCPECSINEIEPKIMRGKTLKGAELFGVDSYGQVFMGTCSHLLVLKALAAADSIFRYYNEKDIPRVLRALNGNLQHSTLYLEICKGIMRYWKIPANISFPNGELSEMGSERPNGTKCGSSSTLSPNLLVKGSPERETTGSCVTEFGSEDATMSNFSKEPKLNETFGAAIQPDGSCNQVNSDSMASQSNTCINLLPSEKVGVEYITSAGSVGQQVISSEWIQQGYIKLVEIAPCTSRSSSNSVEQVNSNCDGISVSLACEKACGRPSGIGYIKPTGGCLFMGSSFRPQRYINNYLHGDFAASAAANLAELSSEKNQGAQSHASDNRRKLSANVLLQAKAFSSAATHFFWPNTEKKVVEVPRERCSWCLSCKAAVTSKKGCLLNAAASNAIKGAVKILAGLHPASGAEGNLRGIATYIVLMEESLTGLTVGPFLSTAFRKQWREQAEKASNFNVIKSLLLEFEENIRFVAFSGDWLKLVDGGVSESSISHSAAGAAESTHKLKPGRRGRRPLSMVKVTAADCPDKLMDFTWWRGGMLSKLIFQKATLPQSMLKKAARHGGLRKIPGIHYAERSETAKRSRQLIWRAAVDMCKTMSQLALQVRYLDLHVRWDDLARPETSPQDGKGPETEISAFRNAFICHKRIVGNEVRYNVAFGNQKHLPSRVMKSILEVEQSQEGKEKYWFSESRIPLYLIKYYEENLGKDLLSANKFTNGLPKLQKRSLVASHKDIFSYLVQKRDGNEKHCCASCQVDVLFRNAVKCNTCQGLCHKQCTISSTNVANEDVEFLTNCKQCYKNRTLTQAESSKESPSSPLIMYGQDFPIPMSARKGGKVGSCSNPSASCATSKMKHSSSSNLATKTKPRWGVIWRKKNDDTGSDFRFKHILLKGNADRDLLRPSCHLCHKPYDPFLMYIRCETCTHWYHAEAVDLEESEIFEVVGFKCCRCRRARIPICPYLDPKSKRQLEEKRICSRASKKDSRGMEPDSCFISELQKDEEMTIPVVPLEGTTSLEDNNPLVSVVEEFTEHFPGGGCERSAATLSLPGPRKLPVRLDSSATLTKNVKTPSRFPPDKNADTSYVKHEPAISTISAASAVPCKMCSHTEPCPDLCCHTCEMWIHRYCSPWNEEESGEDCWKCGNCREWR